A genomic window from Vagococcus entomophilus includes:
- a CDS encoding sulfite exporter TauE/SafE family protein, which yields MIGIIYFIIIVFANTIGAISGMGGGVLIKPIFDLINVHSVAAISFYSSAAVLTMSIVSTSRQIKNGMSINWIFALNISIGAVIGGFLGNSVFEKILNVFPEENEVQLVQIILTIITLIFSFMYSKGIWKNFGYKSVILKLGSGLVLGFLATLLGIGGGPINVALLMLLFNIPIKHATVYSIVTIFFSQLSKVLAIVLTGDMSRYDLTMLYYIIPAAILGGALGAYVSGKVSDSKVSQIYRFVIILVLIINIYNGWRGF from the coding sequence ATGATTGGAATTATCTATTTTATTATTATTGTATTTGCGAATACAATTGGGGCAATTTCAGGTATGGGTGGTGGTGTTTTAATTAAACCAATTTTTGATTTGATTAATGTTCATTCTGTTGCGGCCATTTCGTTTTATTCAAGTGCAGCTGTTTTAACAATGTCAATTGTTTCAACCTCTAGGCAAATTAAAAATGGAATGAGTATAAACTGGATTTTTGCACTTAATATATCAATAGGGGCTGTGATTGGCGGATTCCTAGGCAATTCGGTTTTTGAAAAAATATTAAATGTTTTTCCAGAAGAAAACGAAGTTCAACTTGTTCAGATTATTTTAACTATAATCACGTTGATTTTTTCGTTTATGTACAGTAAAGGCATTTGGAAAAACTTTGGATACAAATCAGTTATTTTAAAATTGGGATCAGGTCTAGTACTTGGTTTTTTAGCAACCCTACTTGGAATCGGTGGTGGACCCATTAATGTCGCTCTTTTGATGCTTCTATTTAATATTCCAATCAAACATGCGACAGTTTATTCCATAGTCACTATTTTTTTCTCCCAGTTATCAAAAGTATTAGCCATCGTTTTAACTGGAGACATGAGCAGATATGATTTAACCATGTTGTATTATATTATTCCAGCAGCTATATTAGGTGGAGCTTTGGGAGCATATGTTAGTGGGAAAGTATCTGATAGTAAAGTCAGTCAAATCTATCGATTCGTGATCATTTTAGTTTTAATTATTAATATTTATAACGGTTGGAGGGGATTTTAA
- a CDS encoding LLM class flavin-dependent oxidoreductase: MKTNVNKIPIFDPTKGLEFGIYTLGDHLTNPHTDKKISAEQRLKEIREMAVLAEQAGLDTFVVGESHQDYFVTQAHAIVLAMIAQATKHIKISSGSTIISTSDPVRVFENFSTIDLLSGGRVEIVAGRASRVGLFELLGYDLADYEELFEEKFELLLKINRNEYTTWKGKFRAPLTNAHVLPRPNNYSLPIWRAVGGGTGSAARAGRAGVPMYMAHLGGPAQLFKRTIDVYRQAATVAGYDAQTLPISTAGFFYAADTTQEALREYYPHINEGMKHTNGQGFPKQAFAQAQDTRSIINVGSPEQIVEKILYQHELFGHQRYIAQLDFGGVPFDKIKKNIELIGTHILPKVKKYTAKQVEK, translated from the coding sequence ATGAAAACAAATGTTAATAAAATTCCAATTTTTGATCCTACTAAAGGTTTGGAATTCGGAATTTACACACTGGGCGATCACCTCACCAACCCGCATACTGATAAAAAAATCTCTGCCGAACAACGCTTAAAAGAAATTCGTGAAATGGCCGTACTAGCTGAGCAAGCTGGTTTAGATACATTTGTTGTTGGAGAAAGTCATCAGGACTATTTTGTAACACAAGCCCATGCTATTGTCCTAGCAATGATTGCACAAGCAACCAAACACATCAAAATATCTAGTGGCTCCACCATTATCAGTACTTCAGATCCAGTTCGTGTCTTCGAAAATTTTTCGACTATCGATTTGTTGTCTGGCGGACGAGTTGAAATTGTAGCAGGTCGTGCCTCACGTGTCGGGCTCTTTGAACTATTAGGTTATGACCTAGCTGATTACGAAGAACTATTTGAAGAAAAATTTGAGCTATTGCTAAAAATAAACCGTAACGAGTACACTACTTGGAAAGGAAAATTCCGTGCCCCCCTAACCAATGCTCATGTCCTGCCAAGACCTAATAATTACTCGCTTCCGATTTGGCGCGCTGTTGGTGGAGGAACAGGAAGTGCTGCTCGCGCGGGTCGAGCTGGTGTTCCGATGTATATGGCTCATCTTGGGGGTCCTGCCCAGCTATTTAAGCGAACAATTGATGTGTACCGACAGGCAGCAACTGTGGCTGGTTATGATGCACAAACCCTCCCCATTTCAACAGCTGGTTTTTTCTATGCAGCAGACACCACTCAAGAAGCCTTAAGAGAATACTACCCACATATTAACGAAGGAATGAAGCACACAAATGGTCAAGGTTTTCCCAAGCAAGCCTTTGCACAAGCACAGGACACTCGTAGCATTATCAATGTCGGTTCGCCCGAACAAATTGTTGAGAAAATTCTTTATCAACATGAACTATTTGGACATCAACGCTACATCGCTCAGCTAGATTTTGGTGGTGTTCCATTTGATAAAATCAAGAAAAATATTGAATTAATTGGCACCCATATTTTACCAAAAGTAAAAAAATATACCGCAAAGCAGGTGGAAAAATGA
- a CDS encoding MFS transporter, with product MKKYAWIFFLIMFLIGTDTFLISPLLPTLTVLYGIKASSSGWMVSAYALGYAVFALISGPISDGRNRKKIMLYGFVAFASATFLCGFATNFYLMLTFRFLAGVSASFVTPQVWASIPIVVAKDLVVKTMGFASAGLAVSQLVGVPIGSYLAALSWRVPFYVISMTSILVAIVVYKLLPDLNATSKKSERISFVKIYAQILKNKKALAYLSAYFVFQTGNFCVMTFIGSWFTRDFSLGLANVGSSMIAIGTGNLIGTLFGNKLIDKWGIQQSLFRGLVGLMILYAILPFLPSFLFAEILLTLVFLVNGFIFPLFMTTLQSTTTTARSTISSLSNASMYAGTTVGSIFGGMLFATFSGFFGIAYFTIITYLIVLIIYRSQSFFTRNH from the coding sequence ATGAAAAAATATGCTTGGATTTTCTTTTTAATTATGTTTTTAATTGGGACAGACACATTTTTAATTTCACCATTATTGCCAACCTTAACTGTTTTATATGGTATAAAAGCAAGTAGTTCTGGGTGGATGGTGAGTGCCTATGCTCTTGGGTATGCAGTTTTTGCATTGATTAGTGGTCCTATTTCTGATGGGAGAAATCGAAAAAAAATTATGTTATATGGGTTTGTTGCCTTTGCAAGCGCAACTTTTTTATGTGGCTTTGCAACAAATTTCTATTTGATGCTTACCTTTCGATTTTTGGCGGGGGTTAGTGCTTCTTTTGTCACACCTCAGGTCTGGGCTTCCATACCGATTGTTGTAGCGAAAGATTTGGTAGTTAAAACAATGGGCTTTGCTTCTGCAGGACTTGCTGTATCACAGTTAGTTGGTGTTCCAATCGGAAGTTATTTAGCTGCTCTTTCATGGAGGGTTCCTTTTTATGTGATTTCTATGACCTCTATTTTAGTGGCAATCGTTGTATATAAGCTGTTGCCAGACTTAAATGCAACGAGTAAAAAATCTGAACGAATTTCATTTGTAAAAATCTACGCTCAGATTTTAAAAAACAAAAAAGCGTTAGCATATTTGAGTGCATATTTTGTCTTTCAGACAGGAAATTTTTGCGTGATGACATTTATTGGCTCGTGGTTTACTAGGGATTTTTCTCTAGGGCTTGCAAATGTCGGGAGCTCGATGATTGCAATTGGAACAGGAAATTTGATTGGTACTTTATTTGGCAATAAACTGATCGATAAGTGGGGAATTCAACAATCGCTTTTTAGAGGACTAGTAGGACTCATGATTTTGTATGCCATTTTACCTTTTTTACCGTCATTTTTATTTGCAGAGATTCTCCTTACACTTGTTTTTTTAGTCAATGGTTTTATTTTTCCGTTATTTATGACCACGTTACAAAGTACAACAACAACAGCAAGAAGCACCATATCTTCTTTGTCTAATGCTTCAATGTATGCGGGGACAACCGTGGGCAGTATTTTTGGGGGAATGTTATTTGCCACTTTTTCAGGGTTTTTCGGTATTGCATATTTCACTATTATCACGTATCTTATTGTATTGATTATTTATCGAAGTCAATCATTTTTTACAAGGAATCACTGA
- a CDS encoding NADPH-dependent FMN reductase encodes MKIRLLSGSIIGTKTQIAMKYALTKLIAQYPQEDIQLLDLKELNIEFSDGRNYLDYSNDTRYLTDELMAADIILIGSPTFQASIPATLKNVFDLLPQNAFRNKVVGVLMTAGSSKHFLVAETQLKPIISYMKGYMIPNYVFIEETDFDRGTIVSDDVLFRIDKLIEDTYLFFQSYQIVWQKKEDSYDF; translated from the coding sequence ATGAAAATCAGACTTCTTTCCGGATCCATCATTGGAACAAAGACACAAATCGCAATGAAGTATGCCCTAACGAAACTAATCGCACAGTACCCCCAAGAAGATATTCAGCTTTTGGACTTGAAAGAATTGAACATTGAGTTTAGTGATGGAAGAAACTATTTGGATTATTCAAACGATACACGCTACTTAACAGATGAGCTAATGGCAGCTGATATTATACTCATTGGTTCGCCAACCTTTCAAGCCTCTATTCCTGCAACGTTAAAAAACGTTTTTGATCTTTTACCACAAAATGCTTTTCGAAATAAAGTCGTGGGCGTTCTTATGACTGCTGGTTCGTCCAAACATTTTTTGGTTGCTGAAACGCAATTAAAACCCATCATCAGCTATATGAAAGGCTACATGATTCCCAATTATGTCTTTATAGAAGAAACGGATTTTGATCGTGGAACGATTGTCAGCGATGATGTTCTTTTTCGTATCGACAAATTAATTGAAGACACCTATCTATTTTTTCAAAGCTATCAAATCGTGTGGCAGAAAAAAGAAGACTCTTACGATTTCTAA
- a CDS encoding ArsR/SmtB family transcription factor encodes MNIKQLEEDEVRIQIFKALSDPTRLEIIRFLRDKGAEMGCGEIGENLDLSKSTVSYHFKILREAKLTKTRRDAREKFVTLRHDTFHKYLTNFLDSL; translated from the coding sequence ATGAATATAAAACAATTAGAAGAAGACGAAGTACGAATTCAAATTTTCAAGGCGCTATCTGATCCGACTAGGTTAGAAATCATCCGCTTCTTAAGAGATAAGGGGGCTGAAATGGGATGTGGAGAGATAGGAGAAAATCTTGATTTAAGTAAGTCAACGGTTTCCTATCACTTCAAAATTTTAAGAGAAGCAAAATTGACAAAGACTAGACGAGATGCTCGAGAAAAATTTGTCACACTTCGTCATGATACGTTTCACAAGTATCTTACCAACTTCCTAGATTCTTTATAG
- a CDS encoding glycoside hydrolase family 32 protein translates to MENKQLCTVNNERFREKYHVMAKGGWLNDPNGFCFFKGNYHIFYQYHPYSSDWGPMHWGHAISKDLVHWETLPIALYPGNEFDKDGCFSGSAIVKENQLYLIYTGHNYYDENNPENFWQTQNIAVSKDGIHFEKYPGNPVIATPPDDNSIHFRDPKVWQENDQYYMIVGSQNKEEVGRALLYQSIDLIHWSIKGEISKAISSHSEGFMWECPDFFKLNDQYVLISSPQGIESKTEKYLNLFQTGYFIGEMDYENTNFSRNEFLELDYGHDFYAAQTMLAPDGRRILIGWMSMWESEMKEKEDGWAGALTIARELILTADKKLRMCPVAEMKKLRHKQVLKKQLTLSACYVVNDLKPQQEINVTVDLVSYCGKEVAFLLLNQQQETVLKLSYSRNEEKLTMFRPGKDCYRYAHLPKANQLSLTLYLDTSSAEWFINDGSKVFTERFYEESTLRFAINTDSIVTTSLEVYNLDTDVIRY, encoded by the coding sequence ATGGAAAACAAACAATTGTGTACAGTAAACAATGAAAGATTTCGTGAAAAATACCACGTGATGGCAAAAGGAGGATGGTTAAACGACCCAAATGGTTTTTGTTTTTTTAAAGGCAATTATCACATCTTTTATCAATATCATCCGTATAGCTCAGACTGGGGACCTATGCATTGGGGACATGCTATTAGTAAAGATTTAGTTCATTGGGAAACATTGCCAATTGCACTTTATCCTGGAAATGAGTTTGATAAAGACGGGTGCTTTTCTGGAAGTGCAATCGTAAAAGAGAATCAACTCTATTTAATTTACACTGGACATAACTACTACGACGAGAACAATCCAGAAAACTTTTGGCAAACCCAAAATATTGCTGTGAGCAAAGATGGTATTCATTTTGAAAAGTATCCAGGCAATCCCGTGATTGCAACGCCACCAGATGACAATTCCATCCATTTTAGGGATCCAAAAGTCTGGCAAGAAAACGATCAGTACTACATGATAGTAGGAAGTCAAAATAAAGAAGAGGTGGGCAGAGCGCTTCTTTATCAATCAATAGATTTAATTCATTGGTCAATCAAAGGTGAAATATCTAAAGCAATTTCAAGTCACAGCGAAGGCTTTATGTGGGAATGTCCAGATTTCTTTAAGTTGAATGATCAATATGTGCTCATCAGTTCTCCACAAGGAATCGAATCAAAAACAGAAAAATATTTGAATCTATTTCAGACGGGCTACTTCATAGGAGAAATGGACTATGAAAATACAAATTTTTCAAGAAACGAATTTTTGGAGTTGGACTACGGACATGATTTTTATGCGGCACAAACAATGCTTGCTCCTGATGGGCGCAGAATTCTCATTGGGTGGATGTCCATGTGGGAAAGTGAAATGAAAGAAAAAGAAGATGGCTGGGCAGGAGCTTTGACGATTGCAAGAGAGTTAATCCTAACGGCTGATAAAAAGTTACGGATGTGTCCAGTAGCTGAAATGAAAAAATTGCGTCACAAACAAGTGTTAAAGAAACAGTTAACACTCAGTGCTTGCTACGTAGTCAACGATTTAAAACCACAACAAGAAATCAACGTGACAGTTGACTTAGTTTCTTATTGTGGAAAGGAAGTAGCATTCTTACTTTTGAACCAGCAGCAAGAGACAGTTTTAAAATTGAGTTACTCTAGAAATGAGGAGAAATTAACGATGTTCCGTCCGGGGAAAGATTGTTATCGATACGCGCACTTACCAAAAGCAAATCAATTATCTCTGACGCTTTATCTAGATACTAGCTCGGCTGAATGGTTTATCAATGATGGTTCAAAAGTCTTTACAGAACGTTTCTATGAAGAGTCAACATTGAGGTTTGCAATAAATACAGATAGCATAGTCACAACATCGCTTGAAGTTTACAATTTGGATACAGATGTGATTCGCTATTAA
- a CDS encoding MFS transporter — MHFETLLYLVGYQVFPHIGMFMLSLGTGGMYDYLGFGPTYIFLGFFILTFRMISVFTIRNKNRSEKNGKQTIVYSKQ; from the coding sequence GTGCACTTTGAAACGCTCCTGTACTTAGTCGGTTATCAAGTGTTTCCCCACATCGGGATGTTTATGTTGTCACTTGGGACAGGAGGAATGTACGACTATCTTGGATTTGGACCGACCTATATCTTTTTGGGCTTTTTCATCTTAACCTTTAGGATGATATCCGTTTTTACAATACGTAACAAAAATAGGAGTGAAAAAAATGGAAAACAAACAATTGTGTACAGTAAACAATGA
- the pbp4b gene encoding penicillin binding protein PBP4B, whose protein sequence is MKKIKLKTMLSFFLVVATITLVSGCSKTQTKTMSSKESVSLKAKEVKGVTGDYQLAKSYPIQPKDQEHFDDSLITNQMDTFYGYKDQGKLFIKSNEMKAFDIFVNGKKIKVEKQQDNDWYQVNIGKLTINGDNKIQVSQVKEGHQAKLEIKIPYPELVDATKKNKKNDSLNLIDQIIQAEIKNGFTSAELVITKDGKMVKHSAYGQVNSYTQDGKRIESSATVTNNTLYDLASNTKMYATNYALEKLVSEGKIDVNQKVQTIFPEFKDQADDKIKGKNNLTIKEILQHQAGFPADPQYHNNNYDPTSKNLSTPNANQLYTQKREEVLDKIIQTPLEYQPGTNTQYSDVDYMLLGFIIEKVTGERLDTYMEKNYYAPLNLQHITFNPLQNGFKKDQIAATELNGNTRDGYIHFNNIRTHTIQGQVHDEKAYYTMGGISGHAGLFSNAKDLAIMTQITLNRGGYGAHKFFDETTMNDFIKPKDGNESYGLGWRRKGTTLYSWAFSPLADTSTVGHTGWVGTLTVIDPVNHVSIVLLTNSKNSPVLDKEQNPNDFVGNHYLTSGYGMVATLAFDSFENSNQTANDSKLIDMVTSKYNLIKEEKDYQTKPDKASLKALVQVLEQRKADSSEITSFLNSKKGQAVIEFTNQ, encoded by the coding sequence GTGAAAAAGATCAAGTTGAAAACTATGCTTAGTTTTTTCTTAGTAGTAGCAACTATTACGTTAGTCAGTGGTTGCAGTAAAACGCAAACCAAAACTATGAGTTCAAAAGAGAGTGTATCTTTAAAGGCTAAAGAGGTGAAGGGAGTAACGGGGGATTACCAACTAGCTAAATCTTATCCAATTCAGCCAAAAGATCAAGAGCATTTTGATGACTCGTTAATCACGAATCAAATGGATACTTTTTATGGATACAAAGATCAAGGCAAATTGTTTATCAAGTCTAATGAAATGAAAGCGTTTGATATTTTTGTTAATGGAAAAAAAATTAAGGTTGAAAAGCAACAAGATAACGATTGGTATCAAGTAAATATTGGCAAATTAACTATCAATGGGGACAATAAAATTCAAGTGAGCCAGGTAAAAGAAGGACATCAGGCTAAGTTGGAAATTAAGATTCCTTATCCAGAGCTTGTTGATGCAACAAAGAAAAATAAAAAGAATGATAGTTTAAATCTGATTGATCAGATTATTCAAGCAGAAATTAAAAACGGTTTTACATCAGCTGAATTGGTGATCACGAAAGATGGGAAAATGGTGAAACATTCTGCGTATGGGCAAGTAAATTCTTATACACAAGATGGGAAGAGGATAGAAAGTAGCGCCACTGTTACAAATAATACTTTGTATGATCTTGCTAGCAATACCAAAATGTATGCAACAAATTATGCTTTAGAAAAACTAGTTTCAGAAGGGAAAATTGATGTGAATCAAAAAGTTCAAACCATTTTTCCAGAGTTTAAAGATCAAGCAGACGATAAGATTAAAGGGAAAAATAATCTAACAATAAAAGAAATTTTACAACATCAAGCAGGATTTCCAGCAGACCCCCAGTATCACAATAATAATTATGATCCAACGTCTAAAAATCTATCCACACCTAATGCGAATCAATTATATACACAAAAACGGGAAGAAGTGTTAGATAAAATTATCCAAACTCCTTTAGAATATCAGCCTGGAACCAATACTCAGTATTCAGATGTAGATTATATGTTACTTGGTTTTATTATTGAAAAAGTAACAGGTGAACGCTTAGATACATATATGGAAAAAAACTATTATGCACCTTTGAATTTGCAACATATCACGTTTAATCCACTACAAAATGGTTTCAAAAAAGATCAAATTGCTGCAACTGAATTAAATGGCAATACCAGAGATGGATATATTCACTTTAACAATATTCGGACCCATACGATTCAAGGGCAAGTGCATGATGAGAAGGCCTATTATACAATGGGTGGGATCAGTGGCCATGCTGGATTATTCTCAAATGCGAAAGATTTAGCAATTATGACGCAAATTACTCTCAATCGTGGAGGCTATGGGGCGCATAAATTTTTTGATGAAACCACTATGAATGATTTTATCAAACCTAAAGATGGCAATGAAAGCTATGGCTTGGGCTGGAGACGCAAAGGGACAACTCTTTACTCATGGGCATTTTCTCCATTAGCTGATACTAGTACGGTTGGACATACGGGATGGGTTGGGACATTGACTGTGATTGATCCGGTGAATCATGTATCAATCGTTCTTTTAACAAATAGTAAAAATTCACCAGTATTGGATAAAGAACAAAATCCTAATGATTTTGTTGGGAATCACTATTTAACATCTGGCTATGGGATGGTTGCAACACTTGCATTTGATAGTTTTGAAAATAGTAATCAAACGGCGAATGATAGTAAATTAATTGATATGGTGACTTCAAAATATAATCTAATTAAGGAAGAGAAAGATTATCAAACCAAACCAGACAAAGCATCACTAAAAGCTTTGGTACAGGTATTGGAGCAAAGAAAAGCAGATAGTAGTGAAATTACGTCCTTTTTAAATTCCAAAAAAGGTCAAGCAGTTATAGAGTTTACAAATCAGTAA
- a CDS encoding formylglycine-generating enzyme family protein — MVRIPGGQYIIGTNQADGFPKDKEGPQVKIEIASFDVDVTTVTNQDFKDFVESTGYVTESEKYGWSYVFHYFLTTEEIMTAKEVLGLNWWYAVEGADWKHPEGINSRIIERMDHPVVQVSRNDALAYCQWRGTRLPTEAEWEIAAKGGTNHEKYPWGNSFLVDGNYQCNIWQGNFPLSNTTEDGFLSTAPAKNFAPNGYGIYQMIGNVWEWCLNPQGIDLADFKDFNSNFYEKECNQFDANNYAIRGGSFLCHESYCKRYRIAARNGNSGDSASNNTGFRTVKN, encoded by the coding sequence ATGGTGAGAATACCTGGTGGCCAATATATAATTGGTACAAATCAAGCAGATGGTTTTCCAAAAGATAAGGAAGGACCACAAGTAAAAATAGAGATAGCTTCTTTTGATGTGGATGTGACAACTGTTACAAATCAAGATTTTAAAGATTTTGTAGAAAGTACTGGCTATGTGACCGAATCAGAAAAATATGGGTGGTCTTATGTATTCCATTATTTCTTAACGACTGAAGAAATAATGACAGCTAAAGAAGTTTTGGGGTTAAACTGGTGGTATGCTGTTGAGGGAGCCGATTGGAAACATCCAGAAGGAATAAATTCAAGGATTATAGAGAGAATGGACCATCCAGTTGTACAAGTTTCAAGAAATGATGCTTTGGCATATTGTCAGTGGCGTGGAACAAGATTGCCAACAGAGGCCGAATGGGAGATAGCTGCTAAGGGTGGAACCAATCATGAAAAATATCCTTGGGGAAATAGCTTTTTAGTTGATGGTAACTATCAATGTAATATTTGGCAGGGAAATTTCCCTTTAAGTAATACAACAGAAGATGGTTTTTTAAGCACAGCACCTGCTAAAAATTTTGCCCCAAATGGTTACGGCATCTATCAAATGATTGGCAATGTTTGGGAGTGGTGTTTGAATCCTCAAGGAATCGATTTAGCAGATTTTAAAGATTTTAACAGTAATTTTTATGAAAAAGAATGTAATCAGTTTGACGCAAATAATTATGCTATACGTGGTGGCTCCTTTTTATGTCATGAGTCTTATTGTAAAAGGTATCGTATCGCTGCAAGAAATGGAAATTCAGGGGATTCAGCCAGCAATAATACAGGATTTAGAACCGTAAAAAATTGA
- a CDS encoding radical SAM/SPASM domain-containing protein — protein sequence MKRISVLIKPASSLCNIKCRYCFYNDISTIREVKSFGKMTEELAGKMIEQIYIDLEDGDFLDFTFQGGEPTLAGLSYYKYLVNKLNQQSKKITISYAIQTNGLVIDDKWCEFLKKNNFLVGLSIDGPAIFHNLGRVDWKQKGTYHRVKKTKELLDKYEISYNVLTVLTKQMALEPDEIMSFLRNENIKYVQFIPCLDALSKESQHKYGLSPELFADFYTRIYQLWLEELKSQKYISIKLFDDLFHFLVNREISACGINGKCQTQYVIEGDGGVYPCDFYVLDDYKLGNIKENTLKELFDQPINFKFNCEGRKVKKQCRNCPYQNVCGGGCKRMEEAIYVNNDDTYCGFQEVLHRYTEGLPEVVTYLRGIS from the coding sequence ATGAAACGCATTTCTGTTTTAATTAAGCCGGCTTCTTCGTTATGCAATATAAAGTGTCGCTATTGTTTTTATAACGACATCAGCACAATTAGAGAAGTAAAATCATTTGGAAAAATGACTGAAGAGCTTGCTGGAAAAATGATTGAGCAGATTTATATTGATTTAGAAGACGGGGATTTTTTGGATTTTACTTTTCAAGGTGGCGAACCCACACTTGCAGGTTTATCATACTATAAATACTTGGTGAATAAGCTTAACCAGCAGTCTAAAAAAATAACCATTTCTTATGCTATTCAAACAAATGGTCTGGTAATTGATGATAAATGGTGTGAATTTTTAAAGAAAAATAACTTTTTAGTTGGTCTGTCAATCGATGGACCAGCTATTTTCCATAATTTAGGACGTGTGGATTGGAAGCAAAAAGGAACGTATCACAGAGTAAAAAAAACAAAAGAACTCTTGGATAAGTATGAAATCAGCTACAATGTTTTAACAGTTCTAACGAAACAAATGGCTCTAGAACCAGATGAAATTATGTCTTTTTTAAGAAATGAAAATATTAAATATGTTCAGTTTATCCCTTGTCTAGATGCTCTATCAAAAGAGTCACAACATAAATATGGTTTATCTCCAGAGCTATTTGCTGATTTTTACACAAGAATTTATCAATTATGGCTAGAAGAGTTAAAGTCTCAAAAATATATAAGCATTAAATTATTTGATGATTTATTTCATTTTTTAGTTAATCGGGAAATATCAGCTTGCGGTATTAATGGGAAGTGCCAAACGCAATATGTTATTGAGGGAGATGGTGGTGTATATCCTTGTGACTTTTATGTGTTAGATGACTATAAATTAGGCAACATAAAAGAAAATACATTAAAAGAGTTGTTTGATCAACCAATAAATTTTAAATTTAATTGTGAAGGAAGAAAAGTGAAAAAGCAGTGTAGAAATTGTCCATATCAAAATGTTTGTGGCGGAGGGTGTAAAAGAATGGAAGAAGCTATTTATGTAAATAATGATGATACGTATTGTGGATTTCAAGAGGTTTTGCATAGGTATACTGAGGGACTGCCAGAAGTAGTAACCTATTTAAGAGGTATTAGTTAA